One segment of Castanea sativa cultivar Marrone di Chiusa Pesio chromosome 3, ASM4071231v1 DNA contains the following:
- the LOC142629625 gene encoding type 2 DNA topoisomerase 6 subunit B-like, with the protein MEFASVHPICLHLISSAIQRCRLSGDLCRLSVVLKRSPNPDPLLLRISISDTGIGSCLEEFQDLKFPREAAIAEKWDGVLSVKTTSIFDNEVFNYQLNLKESASARRLTRLPSNLKNGVKFSGTEVCLFISESLDVLLAEINCFFQKMLVLKIPNVAYELVVEHDDASGLRYENVFLANESDPLHFSASNLERLKSGLEDYILKHGNSSSKKCGSCFPSLEHLKVGSGIACCKEGLRNTVLVMEAVILISEMSEPTSSCFRPCGAKSEVLCFKDFTPCSIPPSSVKALTCIDWRSYGLTLGSIVNQHGYALLEWEGLPPSAHIDIVLHCYHDQYPNMIPSARKTQLDRNLIKKSVKLALDDLKEKHAGVLLSALALKIRSCAPDLAKTIAGLILSSKDSSFRGECFSLLGLQSEGVGGEIVEDCIKEKIISVIEMNDRKSNQKSELAPFLFENDSLQVLEFQEEEYEENDDGPFSPLDI; encoded by the exons ATGGAGTTTGCCTCAGTTCACCCAATCTGTCTGCAT TTAATTTCTTCTGCGATTCAAAGATGCCGATTGTCCGGAGATTTATGCAGACTCTCTGTTGTTCTCAAACGCTCTCCAAATCCCGATCCTCTCCTTCTTCGTATTTCaa TTTCAGATACCGGGATTGGAAGCTGCTTGGAGGAGTTTCAGGACTTGAAGTTTCCAAGGGAAGCCGCTATTGCGGAAAAGTGGG ATGGAGTGCTTTCAGTCAAAACAACTA GCATATTTGACAATGAGGTAtttaattatcaattaaatCTAAAAGAAAGTGCGTCTGCCAGGAGGCTGACTAGGCTACCTTCAAACCTTAAGAATGGTGTGAAATTCAG tgggACCGAAGTATGCCTTTTCATCTCTGAAAGTCTTGATGTTTTACTGGCAGAGATCAATTGTTTCTTTCAAAAG ATGCTCGTTCTAAAGATTCCT AATGTTGCGTATGAATTGGTAGTTGAACATGATGATGCTTCTGGATTGCGATATGAAAATGTCTTTCTAGCAAATGAGTCCGATCCCTTACATTTTTCAGCCTCAAATCTTGAACGTTTGAAGTCAGGCCTTGAAGATTATATTTTAAAGCATGGAAATAGCTCAAGTAAAAAGTGTGGCTCTTGCTTTCCAAGTTT GGAGCATCTCAAGGTTGGGAGTGGAATAGCATGCTGCAAAGAAGGCCTTAGGAATACTGTACTGGTGATGGAAGCTGTCATTTTGATAAGTGAAATGTCAGAGCCAACCAGTAGTTGCTTCAGACCATGTGGTGCTAAAAGTGAG GTTTTGTGTTTTAAAGATTTCACGCCTTGTTCAATTCCCCCATCATCTGTGAAGGCATTAACTTGCATTGACTGGAGAAGTTATGGATTGACTTTGGGTAGTATCGTGAACCAACATGGCTATGCATTGCTGGAATGGGAAGGCTTGCCACCATCTGCTCATATTGACATTGTCCTCCACTGTTACCATGATCAATATCCAA ATATGATACCATCAGCAAGGAAAACTCAACTTGACcgaaatcttataaaaaaatcagtGAAACTTGCATTGGATGATTTGAAGGAAAAGCATGCAGGAGTTCTTTTAAGTGCCCTCGCCCTCAAG ATTCGCAGTTGTGCCCCTGATCTTGCAAAAACCATTGCTGGCCTAATCTTGTCCTCCAAGGATTCAAGCTTCCGAGGAGAATGCTTCTCTCTTCTTGGTTTGCAGTCTGAGGGAGTTGGAGGTGAAATTGTTGAAGATTGTATCAAGGAAAAGATTATCTCGGTTATAGAGATGAATGATAGAAAGTCCAACCAGAAAAGCGAACTTGcaccttttctttttgaaaatgacAGCCTCCAGGTGCTAGAGTTTCAAGAAGAGGAATATGAAGAAAATGACGACGGTCCCTTCAGTCCCTTAGATATATAG